A region from the Alnus glutinosa chromosome 5, dhAlnGlut1.1, whole genome shotgun sequence genome encodes:
- the LOC133869673 gene encoding callose synthase 11-like codes for MNRQQPPLLSRGPSILHAPPRPPERDVYNIIPIHNFLMDHPSLRYPEVRAAAAALRATGDLRKPPFVTWNHNNDLLDWLGLLFGFQNDNVKNQREHLVLHLANSQMRLQPPPTIPDALAPAVLRKFRIKLLRNYSSWCSYLGQKSQISVSSRRFRTGTSSAESNDHRRELLYVSLYLLIWGESANLRFAPECICYIFHQMAVELNYVLDEKIDPDTGAPYLPWPSGEFGYLKSVVIPIYETIKTEVESSRNGKAPHSAWRNYDDINEYFWSRRCFHGLKWRPLVYSCNFFATTPKAKRVGKTGFVEQRSFWNVFRSFDKLWVMLILFLQAMIIVAWEGKDFPWHALENRGAQVELLTVFITWAALRVWQSALDAGTQYSLVSRETAWLGVRMALKFMAALTWTVLFSVFYARIWSQKNADGGWSDEANRRIVSFLQAVLAFVLPELLALGLFIVPWIRNVLEELNWPVLYWLTWWFQTRIFVGRGVREGLVNNFKYTLFWIVVLASKFAFSYFLQIKPLVAPTKVLLNLKEVTYKWHEFFNSTNRMAVVLLWVPVVLIYFMDLQIWYAVYSSFVGATIGLFSHLGEIRNIEQLRLRFQFFANAIKFNLMTEELFLSPKMTLVKKLRDAIHRLRLRYGLGQAFSKIESSQVEATRFALIWNEIIATFREEDLISDQEHELLELPPNCWDIRVIRWPCVLLCNELLLALSQATELADEPDRLLWLKICNNEYRRCAVLEAYDTVKYLLLMIIKDGTEEYSIIRNLFMEIDSTIDTEKFTEVYKMSLLQQIHAKLTSLIRLLKQPEKDLSEAVNILQALYELSVREFPRVKKSIAQLRAEGLAPRSQTSDAGFLFEKAIEFLDADDANFDRQVRRLYTILTSRDSMHNVPKNLEARRRIAFFSNSLFMNMPRAPAVEKMMAFSVLTPYYDEDVLYSLLNIRRENEDGVSTLFYLQKIYEDEWENFLERMRREGMQDDDVLETKQRDVRLWASYRGQTLSRTVRGMMYYYRALKMLAFLDTASEMDIKGGPPDGLDGPHLGMPFPSRNLNRATSNINLLFKGHEYGSALMKFTYVITCQVYGQHKAKGDARAEEILYLMKNNEALRVAYVDEVYLERGAIEYYSVLVKYDQQLRREVEIYRIRLPGPLKLGEGKPENQNHAIIFTRGDAVQTIDMNQDNYFEEALKMRNLLEEFNNFYGIRKPTILGVRENVFTGSVSSLAWFMSAQETSFVTLGQRVLANPLKVRMHYGHPDVFDRFWFLSRGGVSKASKVINISEDIFSGFNCTLRGGNVTHHEYIQVGKGRDVGLNQISMFEAKVASGNGEQVLSRDVYRLGHRLDFFRMLSVFYTTIGFYFNSMMVILTVYAFLWGRLYLALSGIENARLAHTSNNKALGTILNQQFIIQLGLFTALPMIVENTLEHGFLPAVWDFLTMQLQLASVFYTFSLGTHTHFFGRTILHGGAKYRATGRGFVVQHKSFVENYRLYARSHFVKAIELGIILTVYASESSMAKMTFVYIALMITSWFLVVSWIMAPFVFNPSGFDWLKTVYDFDGFMNWIWSSGVFTKAEQSWETWWYEEQDHLRTTGLWGKLLEIILDLRFFFFQYGIVYQLHITGGNKSIAVYLLSWIYMIVAVGIYIIISYAGDKYAAKEHIYYRLVQFLVIALTVLVLVILLKFTPFQFLDFVTSLLAFIPTGWGMILIAQVLRPFLETTVVWDTVVALARLYDLLLGVIVLAPVALLSWLPGFQSMQTRILFNEGFSRGLQISRLLAGKKSN; via the coding sequence ATGAACCGACAGCAGCCACCTTTGCTCAGTCGCGGGCCCAGCATCCTCCACGCGCCGCCGAGACCGCCGGAGCGGGACGTGTACAACATCATCCCCATCCACAACTTCCTGATGGACCACCCGTCGCTGCGGTACCCGGAGGTACGAGCAGCTGCAGCTGCCCTGCGCGCCACCGGGGACCTCCGGAAACCGCCGTTCGTGACGTGGAACCATAACAACGACCTGCTGGACTGGCTGGGGCTTCTCTTCGGGTTCCAAAACGACAACGTGAAGAACCAAAGGGAGCACCTGGTCCTCCACCTGGCCAACTCGCAAATGCGGCTCCAACCTCCTCCCACCATCCCTGACGCGCTCGCTCCGGCCGTGCTCCGTAAGTTCCGGATTAAGCTTCTCCGCAACTACTCCTCCTGGTGCTCCTATCTCGGCCAAAAATCCCAAATCTCGGTCTCCTCCCGCCGTTTCAGAACGGGTACCAGTTCGGCCGAGTCCAACGATCACCGCCGAGAACTCCTCTACGTCTCGCTGTACCTGCTCATCTGGGGCGAGTCCGCGAACCTCCGGTTCGCTCCGGAGTGTATATGCTACATATTTCACCAAATGGCCGTGGAGCTCAACTACGTTCTCGACGAGAAAATCGACCCCGACACGGGCGCGCCATACTTGCCGTGGCCGTCGGGAGAGTTTGGGTACTTGAAGAGCGTGGTGATTCCGATATATGAGACGATAAAAACCGAGGTTGAGAGTAGCCGAAACGGCAAGGCTCCGCACTCGGCGTGGAGGAACTACGACGATATCAACGAGTACTTTTGGAGTAGGAGGTGCTTTCACGGGCTGAAATGGCGGCCTTTGGTATACTCGTGCAACTTCTTCGCCACCACGCCCAAGGCTAAGCGCGTGGGGAAGACGGGTTTCGTGGAGCAGAGGTCGTTCTGGAACGTTTTTCGGAGCTTTGACAAGCTCTGGGTGATGTTGATACTGTTCTTGCAGGCCATGATTATCGTTGCTTGGGAGGGGAAAGACTTTCCATGGCATGCCCTGGAGAATAGAGGCGCTCAGGTTGAGTTGCTGACTGTGTTCATCACGTGGGCTGCCTTGAGGGTTTGGCAATCGGCGCTCGATGCCGGGACTCAGTATAGCTTGGTTTCAAGGGAGACAGCGTGGCTTGGTGTGAGGATGGCGCTGAAGTTCATGGCGGCGCTGACGTGGACGGTGCTGTTTTCGGTGTTCTATGCGAGGATTTGGAGCCAGAAGAATGCGGATGGAGGGTGGTCCGACGAGGCCAATCGGAGGATTGTAAGCTTTCTTCAGGCTGTTCTTGCTTTTGTGCTTCCGGAATTGTTGGCATTGGGTTTGTTTATTGTTCCATGGATTAGGAATGTGCTTGAGGAATTGAATTGGCCTGTGTTGTACTGGTTGACATGGTGGTTTCAAACCCGAATCTTCGTGGGTCGAGGGGTGAGGGAGGGGCTAGTGAATAATTTCAAGTACACGTTGTTTTGGATTGTTGTATTGGCTTCGAAATTTGCCTTTAGTTATTTCCTTCAAATCAAGCCTCTGGTTGCCCCGACAAAGGTCCTTTTGAATCTTAAGGAGGTGACATATAAATGGCACGAGTTTTTCAATAGCACCAACAGGATGGCTGTTGTGTTGTTGTGGGTTCCGGTGGTGTTGATTTATTTCATGGATTTGCAAATTTGGTATGCCGTTTACTCCTCCTTTGTTGGTGCAACAATTGGGCTGTTTTCGCATTTGGGTGAGATTAGGAATATTGAGCAGCTAAGGCTTAGGTTTCAATTCTTTGCTAATGCAATAAAGTTTAATCTCATGACGGAGGAGCTGTTCCTAAGTCCCAAGATGACTCTGGTGAAGAAGCTCCGCGATGCTATCCACCGATTGAGGCTGAGATATGGGCTTGGACAGGCCTTCAGTAAGATCGAATCCAGCCAAGTGGAAGCTACCAGGTTTGCCTTGATATGGAATGAGATCATAGCAACTTTCAGGGAAGAAGATCTCATCAGTGATCAAGAACACGAGCTCTTGGAACTGCCACCTAATTGTTGGGACATTAGGGTCATTCGATGGCCATGTGTCCTCCTATGCAACGAGCTGCTGCTTGCTCTCAGTCAGGCAACAGAGTTGGCAGACGAGCCTGACCGGTTGCTTTGGTTAAAGATATGCAACAATGAATATCGGCGGTGTGCTGTTCTTGAAGCTTATGATACTGTTAAGTATTTGCTTCTTATGATCATTAAAGATGGCACAGAGGAGTACTCAATCATCCGAAATTTGTTCATGGAGATAGATAGCACAATTGATACTGAGAAGTTCACGGAGGTATACAAGATGTCTCTGCTACAACAGATTCATGCTAAGTTAACATCACTCATTAGGCTTCTGAAGCAACCAGAGAAAGATCTGAgtgaagcagtgaatatactaCAGGCCTTGTATGAACTTTCCGTCAGAGAATTTCCGAGGGTGAAGAAGTCCATTGCGCAGTTGAGAGCAGAAGGTCTGGCACCTCGTAGTCAAACCAGTGATGCAGGGTTTCTCTTTGAGAAAGCAATCGAGTTCCTTGATGCTGACGATGCTAACTTTGATAGGCAGGTACGGCGTTTGTATACTATTCTTACTTCTAGAGACTCGATGCACAATGTCCCAAAGAATCTTGAGGCAAGAAGGCGAATTGCTTTCTTTAGCAATTCACTATTTATGAACATGCCCCGTGCTCCGGCTGTTGAAAAAATGATGGCTTTCAGTGTTCTCACACCTTACTATGACGAAGATGTTCTCTATAGCCTACTGAATATTCGAAGGGAAAATGAAGATGGCGTTTCCACCCTGTTTTATCTGCAGAAGATCTATGAAGATGAGTGGGAAAACTTTTTGGAGCGGATGCGCAGAGAGGGCATGCAGGATGATGATGTCTTGGAGACAAAGCAAAGGGATGTTCGTCTTTGGGCATCGTACAGAGGCCAGACCTTATCCCGCACTGTGAGAGGAATGATGTATTATTATAGAGCTCTCAAGATGCTTGCCTTTCTTGATACTGCATCAGAGATGGACATAAAGGGGGGACCACCAGATGGTTTGGATGGTCCACACTTGGGAATGCCATTTCCTTCGCGGAATCTCAACAGAGCAACTAGCAACATAAATCTTTTGTTTAAAGGACACGAGTATGGGAGTGCTCTGATGAAATTCACATATGTGATTACCTGCCAGGTGTATGGGCAACATAAAGCAAAGGGAGATGCCCGTGCTGAAGAGATATTATATCTGATGAAAAACAATGAGGCTCTTCGAGTTGCCTATGTTGATGAGGTTTACTTGGAGAGGGGAGCGATTGAGTATTACTCTGTTCTTGTGAAATATGATCAGCAGCTGCGTAGGGAAGTGGAGATCTATCGGATCAGGTTGCCTGGGCCCTTGAAACTTGGGGAAGGCAAACCAGAAAATCAAAACCATGCCATAATCTTCACCCGAGGGGATGCAGTTCAGACCATTGACATGAACCAAGATAACTATTTTGAAGAGGCACTCAAGATGCGGAATTTGTTGGAGGAATTCAATAACTTTTATGGTATCAGGAAGCCAACCATCTTGGGGGTTCGTGAGAATGTTTTCACTGGTTCAGTGTCTTCACTTGCTTGGTTTATGTCTGCTCAGGAGACAAGTTTCGTGACCTTGGGCCAGCGTGTTCTGGCAAACCCTTTGAAGGTGAGAATGCATTATGGGCACCCAGATGTATTTGACAGGTTCTGGTTCTTGAGTCGGGGTGGAGTAAGCAAGGCTTCTAAAGTGATAAATATCAGCGAGGATATATTTTCTGGCTTCAATTGCACTCTGCGAGGCGGCAATGTGACACACCATGAGTATATACAGGTTGGTAAGGGGAGGGATGTTGGGTTAAATCAGATCTCAATGTTTGAGGCCAAGGTTGCCAGTGGCAATGGTGAGCAGGTTTTGAGCAGAGATGTATATCGGTTGGGTCATAGATTGGATTTCTTCAGAATGCTTTCAGTTTTTTACACAACTATTGggttctacttcaattcaatgATGGTGATACTGACTGTTTATGCATTTTTGTGGGGCCGCCTTTATCTTGCCCTCAGTGGTATTGAAAATGCCCGACTGGCTCATACTAGTAACAATAAAGCCCTTGGTACAATCCTTAATCAGCAGTTTATTATCCAGCTAGGTCTCTTCACTGCCCTTCCTATGATTGTTGAGAACACTCTTGAGCATGGGTTCCTTCCAGCAGTTTGGGATTTCTTGACAATGCAGCTTCAGCTGGCTTCAGTGTTTTACACATTCTCACTGGGAACTCATACCCACTTCTTTGGCCGGACTATTCTGCATGGGGGTGCAAAGTATCGAGCCACTGGCCGTGGTTTTGTGGTGCAGCACAAGAGCTTTGTCGAGAACTATCGACTCTATGCTCGGAGCCATTTTGTGAAGGCAATTGAGCTTGGGATTATTTTAACTGTGTATGCTTCTGAAAGCAGCATGGCTAAGATGACATTTGTCTATATTGCCTTGATGATAACAAGCTGGTTTCTCGTAGTGTCATGGATAATGGCCCCCTTTGTGTTTAATCCTTCCGGATTTGATTGGCTGAAGACTGTGTATGATTTTGATGGTTTTATGAATTGGATATGGAGCAGTGGGGTGTTTACGAAAGCAGAGCAGAGCTGGGAAACATGGTGGTATGAGGAACAAGACCATCTGAGAACGACTGGTCTCTGGGGCAAACTGTTGGAGATTATTTTAGATCTtcgttttttcttcttccagtaTGGAATTGTGTATCAGCTGCATATTACCGGTGGAAATAAAAGTATAGCTGTTTATTTACTATCATGGATATACATGATTGTGGCTGTTGGGATTTACATCATCATATCGTATGCTGGGGACAAATATGCTGCAAAAGAGCACATCTACTACCGACTAGTTCAGTTTCTTGTCATTGCGCTTACAGTACTTGTGCTTGTTATATTGCTGAAGTTCACTCCCTTCCAATTTCTTGATTTTGTGACAAGCCTCTTGGCATTCATCCCAACAGGCTGGGGTATGATATTGATAGCCCAGGTACTTAGACCTTTTCTGGAGACCACTGTGGTGTGGGATACTGTGGTTGCCTTGGCTCGGCTGTATGATTTGCTGTTGGGGGTGATTGTTTTGGCTCCCGTGGCATTACTGTCATGGTTGCCGGGATTCCAGTCGATGCAAACAAGGATCCTGTTCAATGAGGGATTCAGCAGGGGCCTCCAGATATCTCGTCTTCTGGCTGGAAAAAAGTCTAACTGA